A portion of the Kineosporia corallincola genome contains these proteins:
- a CDS encoding DinB family protein, with amino-acid sequence MAIQKDTKDWTWVLDRTCPECGYEAGSVSMWRLPSLIRANVAAWLEVLVQPHVRRRPAEGVWSPLEYACHVRDTFRVFDGRLVMMLTENDPLFPNWDQDDTAQLERYWEQDPVLVSRELLEAGDAIAHRFAAVTDAQWSRPGRRSDGAGFTVDSFARYFLHDPVHHLHDVTP; translated from the coding sequence ATGGCGATCCAGAAGGACACCAAGGACTGGACCTGGGTACTCGATCGCACCTGCCCGGAGTGCGGTTACGAAGCCGGATCGGTCTCGATGTGGCGGCTGCCGTCGCTGATCCGGGCCAACGTGGCCGCCTGGCTGGAGGTGCTGGTGCAGCCGCACGTGCGCCGGCGGCCGGCCGAGGGCGTCTGGTCACCGCTGGAGTACGCCTGCCACGTGCGCGACACCTTCCGGGTGTTCGACGGGCGGCTGGTGATGATGCTGACCGAGAACGATCCGCTCTTCCCGAACTGGGACCAGGACGACACCGCGCAGCTGGAGCGGTACTGGGAGCAGGACCCGGTGCTGGTCTCGCGTGAGCTGCTGGAGGCGGGCGACGCCATCGCCCACCGGTTCGCGGCGGTCACCGACGCGCAGTGGTCGCGGCCGGGGCGGCGCAGCGACGGCGCCGGCTTCACCGTGGACAGTTTCGCCCGGTACTTCCTGCACGACCCGGTGCATCACCTGCACGACGTCACGCCGTAA
- a CDS encoding GNAT family N-acetyltransferase gives MTVTVGPAGPQDVPEISRLLRDYLTATETEKAAHGLAVPGPLPSRYQHEIDRPEELLAGTLLARDGRTTLGLVVLEVQHDQAEIRRLWVDPAARGTGAGRALVRAALERAGGRRVSLTVWDWRSAPIALYRSLGFVGQDSWDERERLLCMAFQPDQSTR, from the coding sequence ATGACCGTGACCGTCGGCCCGGCCGGCCCGCAGGACGTCCCCGAGATCTCCCGGCTGCTGCGTGACTACCTCACCGCCACCGAGACCGAGAAGGCCGCCCACGGCCTGGCCGTGCCCGGCCCGCTGCCCTCGCGCTACCAGCACGAGATCGACCGTCCGGAAGAGCTTCTCGCCGGCACCCTGCTGGCGCGCGACGGCAGAACGACGCTCGGCCTGGTGGTCCTGGAGGTCCAGCACGACCAGGCCGAGATCAGACGGCTCTGGGTGGATCCGGCGGCCCGGGGCACCGGGGCCGGGCGGGCCCTGGTGCGGGCGGCCCTGGAGCGGGCCGGGGGCCGCCGCGTCAGTCTCACCGTGTGGGACTGGCGCAGCGCCCCGATCGCGCTCTACCGCTCGCTGGGATTCGTCGGGCAGGACTCGTGGGACGAGCGCGAGCGGTTGCTGTGCATGGCCTTTCAGCCCGACCAATCGACCAGGTAG